One window from the genome of Sebastes umbrosus isolate fSebUmb1 chromosome 12, fSebUmb1.pri, whole genome shotgun sequence encodes:
- the LOC119497928 gene encoding uncharacterized protein LOC119497928: MGNMHCPAEDAALLASVARDICPFPSYNPNPLFVNMLSVNYSLHLRDHYRTVQSSLTPKQLEDFTQGLRTTFGREGKVTLGGVGVVALSLAVLFDTLARQARGVWVSDSGPITGLFLKDLRGYYPPHAYTASEYLRLVPHIANNPTRMREESERYLKQFIIDDQSWDKLGENNTIPMDDITVVNRMLGHFFAVGLKLHLLRIKNATADKLISDRRQPFDMTFNLNCDPEAADKEFLTEVQKSVIRTQDAFRRCKPISKQGPKTWLLYVAKLEWIDVHFLPFHAAGYRSIDSMIAQREDFDLKADALGKWVE; the protein is encoded by the exons ATGGGGAACATGCACTGCCCTGCTGAGGATGCAGCCCTCCTGGCCTCTGTTGCTCGAGACATCTGCCCTTTCCCAAGCTACAACCCCAATCCTCTTTTCGTCAACATGTTGTCTGTCAACTATTCACTTCACCTGAGGGACCATTACAGGACAGTGCAGTCCTCCCTAACCCCCAAGCAGCTGGAGGACTTCACCCAGGGCCTGAGGACCACTTTTGGCAGGGAGGGCAAAGTCACTCTTGGTGGGGTGGGGGTAGTGGCCCTGTCCCTGGCTGTGCTGTTTGACACTCTTGCCAGACAGGCCAGGGGAGTGTGGGTGTCAGACTCAGGGCCCATTACAGGTTTATTTCTCAAAGACCTGAGAGGGTACTACCCACCGCATGCCTACACAGCCAGCGAGTACCTGAGGCTGGTACCCCACATTGCAAACAACCCCACCAGGATGAGAGAGGAGTCAGAGAG GTATCTCAAGCAGTTCATAATTGATGACCAATCTTGGGACAAATTGGGAGAAAACAACACGATACCGATGGACGACATCACAGTAGTCAATAGGATGCTGGGACACTTCTTTGCAGTCGGTTTGAAGCTTCATCTCCTCCGCATCAAAAACGCTACGGCTGATAAATTAATCTCTGATAGAAGACAACCATTTGATATGACCTTTAATCTCAACTGTGATCCAGAAGCTGCTGACAAAGAGTTTTTGACTGAAGTGCAAAAATCTGTCATTCGCACCCAAGACGCTTTTAGAAGATGCAAGCCAATCAGTAAGCAGGGACCGAAGACATGGCTGCTCTATGTTGCAAAGCTAGAATGGATAGATGTACACTTCCTGCCCTTCCATGCAGCTGGATATAGGAGTATTGATTCAATGATTGCTCAAAGAGAAGATTTTGATCTGAAGGCCGATGCACTCGGAAAATGGGTAGAGTAG
- the LOC119497927 gene encoding uncharacterized protein LOC119497927: protein MGNMCPGEDAALLASVARDICPFPNYNPSPLFGKMLSFNSSLQLRDHYRTVQSSLTPKQLEDFTQGLRTTFGREGKVTHGGVGLVALSLAVLFDTLARKARGEWVSDSGPIPGLFLKGPRGYYPPHVYTASEYLRLVPHIANNPTRMREESERYLKQLKIDDLSLDKVVKSDRIPIREEITAVNMMLGFFFATSLQYHIHRINSMLDVHGFRSRTEEPDEMVFNLNCDPEAVHNEFLAEVQKSDRRTQDAFENCKTVQGRDLPKTWLHRVAWFEWLHIMHIPLFTPGIASFSSMVGQRGEFDLKANALGKWVE from the exons ATGGGGAACATGTGCCCTGGTGAGGATGCAGCCCTCCTGGCCTCTGTTGCTCGAGACATCTGCCCTTTCCCAAACTACAATCCCAGTCCTCTTTTCGGCAAAATGCTGTCCTTCAACTCTTCACTTCAGCTGAGGGACCACTACAGGACAGTGCAGTCCTCCCTGACCCCCAAGCAGCTGGAGGACTTCACCCAGGGCCTGAGGACCACTTTTGGCAGGGAGGGCAAGGTCACTCATGGTGGGGTGGGGCTAGTGGCCCTCTCCCTGGCTGTGCTGTTTGACACTCTTGCCAGAAAGGCCAGGGGAGAGTGGGTTTCAGACTCGGGGCCCATTCCAGGTTTATTTCTCAAAGGCCCGAGAGGGTACTACCCACCGCATGTCTACACTGCCAGCGAGTACCTGAGGCTGGTACCCCACATTGCAAACAACCCCACCAGGATGAGAGAGGAGTCAGAGAG GTACCTCAAGCAGTTAAAAATCGATGACCTTTCTTTGGACAAGGTGGTAAAAAGCGACAGGATACCGATAAGGGAAGAGATCACAGCAGTCAATATGATGCTGGgattcttttttgcaaccagtttGCAATATCACATCCACCGCATCAACTCTATGCTTGATGTGCATGGCTTCCGTAGTAGAACAGAAGAGCCAGATGAAATGGTATTTAATCTCAACTGTGATCCAGAAGCTGTTCACAACGAATTTTTGGCTGAAGTGCAAAAATCTGACCGTCGCACCCAAGACGCCTTTGAAAACTGCAAGACTGTGCAAGGTCGGGATTTACCAAAGACATGGCTGCACCGTGTTGCCTGGTTTGAATGGCTACACATCATGCACATCCCATTGTTTACACCTGGAATTGCTAGTTTTTCTTCAATGGTTGGTCAAAGAGGTGAGTTTGATCTGAAGGCCAATGCACTCGGAAAATGGGTAGAGTAG